One window of the Ciona intestinalis unplaced genomic scaffold, KH HT000176.2, whole genome shotgun sequence genome contains the following:
- the LOC100176634 gene encoding baculoviral IAP repeat-containing protein 7-B isoform X1 gives MQARMMDIRCDGLRVVHNDGRLVPSATNSERELYTRPGDPYYESYRLATFTNYPNQNINVRQVARAGFYFISYQDQVKCFSCGQICEDLQQYDDMSLPQWHLPDCEHLHSLQPNRNNHANTPVQSGLSRPNENATFRSLPTRRPAHSNVHSSSSLPRQPTTITINQPRIRSTFTIHEHSNIDLFPCNRPESPHMRSVEQRLQTFTRSNWPAHRVRASILDISRAGLFYLGNSDRTKCWYCNGGLQNWEPNDDPWYEHAKWFPECEFLLQQKGIEYVYRVSSQFPNLQRPVIVRSQPQPSVTIHINRPGRTTMPTASTTHTTSSTRISAPRSTVVSGPQFLPPMIPGPSINIIDPREQPRSREEELNRYITTSPYIAVARGMGFDDEAIRSTLRRQHEQSQRFFSSAEELVDALLNQSNITSAPQIPSSSTAGATGGPITPLEELRQLEQSRMCKVCHRNQANMVLLPCGHVACCTTCGNDVTNCPVCLADITDRVRSYIG, from the exons ATGCAAGCTCGAATGATGGATATTAGATGTGATGGTTTACGAGTTGTACATAATGACGGAAGGCTTGTACCAAGTGCTACAAATAGTGAAAGAGAGTTATATACACGACCAG ggGACCCATACTATGAAAGCTACCGTCTTGCCACATTCACCAATTATCCCAATCAAAACATCAATGTTAGGCAAGTCGCCAGGGCTGGATTCTACTTCATTAGTTATCAGGATCAAGTAAAGTGTTTCag CTGTGGACAGATATGTGAAGATCTACAACAATATGATGATATGTCATTACCGCAATGGCATTTACCAGATTGCGAACATTTACACTCGTTACAACCCAACAGAAACAATCATG CAAATACCCCAGTACAGTCTGGGCTGTCTAGACCAAATGAAAATGCTACTTTTCGGTCACTACCAACGAGAAGACCCGCTCATTCAAATGTTCATTCTTCTAGT AGTTTGCCCCGCCAACCTACCACTATAACAATCAACCAACCCCGAATACGAAGTACATTTACAATTCATGAACATTCCAACATTGATCTCTTTCCATGCAATCGACCAGAATCTCCACACATGAGAAGTGTGGAACAACGCTTACAGACGTTTACAAGGAGCAATTGGCCAGCACATCGTGTCAGAGCATCAATTTTGGATATATCAAGAGctggtttattttacttag GCAATAGTGACCGTACCAAATGTTGGTATTGTAACGGAGGTTTACAGAACTGGGAACCTAATGATGACCCCTGGTATGAACATGCAAAGTGGTTTCCTGA GTGTGAATTCTTACTTCAACAAAAAGGCATTGAATACGTTTATCGCGTTTCTTCTCAATTTCCAAACCTACAGCGCCCTGTAATTGTTCGATCTCAACCCCAACCCAGTGTAACTATTCATATTAATCGACCCGGCAGAACAACCATGCCCACAGCATCAACCACACATACAACTTCATCTACACGCATATCTGCACCAAGATCTACAGTTGTATCTGGCCCACA ATTCCTGCCTCCCATGATCCCAGGACCAAGCATCAACATCATTGATCCTCGGGAGCAGCCGAGATCAAGAGAAGAAGAGTTAAACAGATATATAACTACATCCCCATACATTGCTGTGGCTAGGGGTATGGGATTTGACGATGAAGCTATAAGAAGTACATTAAGAAG GCAGCATGAACAAAGCCAAAGGTTTTTCTCAAGTGCAGAAGAACTTGTTGATGCTCTTCTAAATCAATCCAACATCACTTCAGCTCCTCAAATTCCCTCCTCTTCAACTGCAGGAGCGACTGGAGGACCTATTACTCCTCTTGAAGAGTTGCGGCAGTTAGAACAGTCGCGAATGTGTAAAGTGTGCCATCGCAATCAAGCGAATATGGTTTTGCTACCGTGTGGTCATGTAGCATGCTGTACAACATGCGGGAATGATGTTACTAACTGCCCTGTCTGTCTGGCTGATATTACAGACCGGGTGAGGTCATATATTGGTTAA
- the LOC100176634 gene encoding baculoviral IAP repeat-containing protein 7-B isoform X2, whose amino-acid sequence MQTQMDIRCDGLRVVHNDGRLVPSATNSERELYTRPGDPYYESYRLATFTNYPNQNINVRQVARAGFYFISYQDQVKCFSCGQICEDLQQYDDMSLPQWHLPDCEHLHSLQPNRNNHANTPVQSGLSRPNENATFRSLPTRRPAHSNVHSSSSLPRQPTTITINQPRIRSTFTIHEHSNIDLFPCNRPESPHMRSVEQRLQTFTRSNWPAHRVRASILDISRAGLFYLGNSDRTKCWYCNGGLQNWEPNDDPWYEHAKWFPECEFLLQQKGIEYVYRVSSQFPNLQRPVIVRSQPQPSVTIHINRPGRTTMPTASTTHTTSSTRISAPRSTVVSGPQFLPPMIPGPSINIIDPREQPRSREEELNRYITTSPYIAVARGMGFDDEAIRSTLRRQHEQSQRFFSSAEELVDALLNQSNITSAPQIPSSSTAGATGGPITPLEELRQLEQSRMCKVCHRNQANMVLLPCGHVACCTTCGNDVTNCPVCLADITDRVRSYIG is encoded by the exons ATGCAAACGCAAATGGATATTAGATGTGATGGTTTACGAGTTGTACATAATGACGGAAGGCTTGTACCAAGTGCTACAAATAGTGAAAGAGAGTTATATACACGACCAG ggGACCCATACTATGAAAGCTACCGTCTTGCCACATTCACCAATTATCCCAATCAAAACATCAATGTTAGGCAAGTCGCCAGGGCTGGATTCTACTTCATTAGTTATCAGGATCAAGTAAAGTGTTTCag CTGTGGACAGATATGTGAAGATCTACAACAATATGATGATATGTCATTACCGCAATGGCATTTACCAGATTGCGAACATTTACACTCGTTACAACCCAACAGAAACAATCATG CAAATACCCCAGTACAGTCTGGGCTGTCTAGACCAAATGAAAATGCTACTTTTCGGTCACTACCAACGAGAAGACCCGCTCATTCAAATGTTCATTCTTCTAGT AGTTTGCCCCGCCAACCTACCACTATAACAATCAACCAACCCCGAATACGAAGTACATTTACAATTCATGAACATTCCAACATTGATCTCTTTCCATGCAATCGACCAGAATCTCCACACATGAGAAGTGTGGAACAACGCTTACAGACGTTTACAAGGAGCAATTGGCCAGCACATCGTGTCAGAGCATCAATTTTGGATATATCAAGAGctggtttattttacttag GCAATAGTGACCGTACCAAATGTTGGTATTGTAACGGAGGTTTACAGAACTGGGAACCTAATGATGACCCCTGGTATGAACATGCAAAGTGGTTTCCTGA GTGTGAATTCTTACTTCAACAAAAAGGCATTGAATACGTTTATCGCGTTTCTTCTCAATTTCCAAACCTACAGCGCCCTGTAATTGTTCGATCTCAACCCCAACCCAGTGTAACTATTCATATTAATCGACCCGGCAGAACAACCATGCCCACAGCATCAACCACACATACAACTTCATCTACACGCATATCTGCACCAAGATCTACAGTTGTATCTGGCCCACA ATTCCTGCCTCCCATGATCCCAGGACCAAGCATCAACATCATTGATCCTCGGGAGCAGCCGAGATCAAGAGAAGAAGAGTTAAACAGATATATAACTACATCCCCATACATTGCTGTGGCTAGGGGTATGGGATTTGACGATGAAGCTATAAGAAGTACATTAAGAAG GCAGCATGAACAAAGCCAAAGGTTTTTCTCAAGTGCAGAAGAACTTGTTGATGCTCTTCTAAATCAATCCAACATCACTTCAGCTCCTCAAATTCCCTCCTCTTCAACTGCAGGAGCGACTGGAGGACCTATTACTCCTCTTGAAGAGTTGCGGCAGTTAGAACAGTCGCGAATGTGTAAAGTGTGCCATCGCAATCAAGCGAATATGGTTTTGCTACCGTGTGGTCATGTAGCATGCTGTACAACATGCGGGAATGATGTTACTAACTGCCCTGTCTGTCTGGCTGATATTACAGACCGGGTGAGGTCATATATTGGTTAA